Genomic window (Candidatus Vicinibacter proximus):
GCAACAGTCTGTGCCATTGGTTTAAACATTTTTCCTTCAATACCCTGCAGTGTAAATATTGGAAGATAAACGATTAAAATTATAATCTGTCCGAATACGGCACTGTTCATCATTTTTGAGGCAGATGATTTTACATTATTATCCATTTCTGACTGTGTGAGTCTGTTAATATGGACAAAACTTTTACTGTGGGTTAATTGGTGCATGACTGCTTCTACGATGATTACTGCTCCATCTACAATTAGACCAAAATCCAAAGCACCAAGACTCATCAGATTCCCGCTGACCCCGAAAGTATTCATCAATATTATGGCGAATAACATTGCCAATGGAATGACCGATGCTACAAGAATACCTGCGCGAAAATTCCCAAGAAATAAGACAAGAATGAAGACAACGATTAAAGCTCCTTCCAATAGATTTTTCTCAACAGTGCTAATTGCGTTATTCACCATTTTAGTACGATCAAGAAACGGTTCGATGACAACTCCTTCAGGTAAAGTTTTTTGGATTTGGGAAATCCTTTCCTTAACATTTTTAATAACTTCGCTACTGTTGGCTCCTTTTAGCATCATCACGATGGCTCCGGAAACCTCACCCTGGTCATTTAGACACATGGCACCATAACGAGTCGCAAAGCCAATATTGATGTCAGCAACATCCCTTAAAAAAATTGGGGTGCCCAATTCAGAAGTTTTTACCAGGATGCCTTGAATATCTTCTTTGCTGTTAAGTATGCCTTCACTCCGTATATATAGAACTGATGGTCCTTTCTCAATGTATGCACCGCCAGTATTCTGATTATTTTCTTCGAGGGCAGTAAAAACGTCATGGAGCGTTATATGGAATGCCTGCAACTTATCAGGGTGTACAGAAATTTCATATTGTTTTAATTTACCACCAAAGCTACTTACTTCTGCAACCCCTTTAACACCTAGCAATTGTCGTCTGACAATCCAGTCCTGAATTGTTCTTAACTCCGTTGCATCGTATTTTGTTTCAAATCCTTTTTCAGGTCTTACTACGTATTGATATATTTCTCCCAATCCTGTGCTGATGGGACCTAATTCAGGAGTTCCAATACCCTGTGGAATTTGAGTCTGTACTTGTTGCAGACGTTCTGCTACCTGTTGACGGGCCCAGTATATATCGGTGGCGTCGTCGAATACTACAGTTACCAGAGACAATCCAAACCGTGAAAAGCTTCTGATTTCTTTAAGTCCATTTATATTGCTGTTTGCTTGTTCGATTGGGTAAGTTACCAGTCGTTCAATATCCGTTGCTCCAAATGAAGGTGCAATAGTGATTACCTGCACTTGATTATCGGTTATATCCGGCACTGCATCAATTGGTAATTGTGTTGCTTGATATGAACCATAGACTATAAGCATTATGGTGAATAATCCAATCAAGAGTTTATTTTTTATTGAGAATTCAATGATATGGTTGAGCATGCACTATTTTTTAAAGGTCAATAATTTCAAAAAAAAAAATTAAGACATAGAATAAATTTAAATTTAATTATAAATTTTCATTATACATTTTAAATATAATTGAAAATAGTTTGTCTATCCAATGACTGATTTAAAAACTAAATAATCTAATTAAAGGGAAAATGGTTTGCAAATAAGGTTAGACGAGTAATCTCTAATATTTAAATATTGTCTAAAGTAGACATTACAATTTTCTTTAAATGAAAATTAAATTCTTTTACAAGAAAAATTTATACATCAACAAAAAAGATGTATCCAATATTTTAACTATTAGATAGTACCGAATTGATTTGCAAGAATTATTATGCTGCTAACCTGGGAGGCTGCCAGATTTTGGACAAATGATTAGCATATTTAAAATTATTCTTATATGCAATAATATCGTTCTTTTCAATAGTAGCTATTGCCAAAATTTCCTTGACATAGTAAACTGTAGGTAGTTCCAAAAAATCAGATGATATTAAACTTACATTCGACTTGAATGGTAACTTCATATCTTTATCATAATCCTCATCAATTGTAAGATGATGTGCATAATGAATGGCAATAAACTTGAATAAATTCATTTCAGGGTCTTGGCTGCTATGTTCCAAATAATGCTCAATCAAAGTTGAAATCCTCAGTAGTTGGAAAAATTCAGATTTGCCCAGGAGGAACACAATTAAAATGGATATGGCCACAAATTTTCTCACCAAACGCAAATATACCTCAGTTATAAGAAACCCAACGGAAAATAAGATAAAATGTTTTGAATCATAAAATAAATTTGAAGTATTTCATAAGTGTTTTAAGCAATACCTTCCTGTGGGTTATTTCACCAGTATGGATTTACTACTCCAAATATTAATCATTTAGGACTATTTTTCCTGTTTTACAAAATGCTTTACCACAAATTTTCCAGATGTATAAACCAGATTGAGAAAGTTTAACAGGGATAGAAATTAATTGTTCTGTATTTATATTCTCCAGATTTTGGCTGAACAATAGCTGTCCTTGTACACTGAATATATTAAGTTGGACGGATCCTTCATAAAGATTTTGGATAAATTTAAGTTGCAAATTTTCCCGTGTTGATGGATTGGTAAAGTAAAAGAAATCTGCTATCTTGTTATGGTAACTGCTGACCCCAACAGGGGCTTTACTCAAAATGGGCACTTGATAAAAGCTTAATGCACCTATATATCTGGAATTCTTAATATAAGGTCCCTGATAGATTGTTGATGTATTATGATAGTAAATTTCAGGCAAGTAAGTTAAAAAATTTCCCCCAGCGCCGGTTTTGAGATCTAAAAATATGGTGTCATTACTGGTACTTATTTCATTGATTACATAGGGCAAGTCATCCAGATAAAAATAATCTTTTAGTCTGATGTTAACATTGGCTACCGTGGTATCACCGGGAATGATAAATTCCTTAACACCTGGTTCGAATATCAGTGCGATTCTGTTTTTATCCGATGAAGTGTAAAAAGCATACTTGAGATTTGGGGCAGAAATATCCTGAAGATCCTGCTTGTTGTAAAAATCTCTTTCTACCAGGGGTGTGAGCCATTCTGCAAGTTTTTTATATCCATTAACCGAATAGTGACAACCATCATGTTCAGGCAGGCCGTTGGTGCTCATTACCGTAATGTCTTGGTAGGATTTTGGAAGATTTCGTTGGACTTCGCGGACACCGCTATTATCACCTGTACCACAGCCATGATGTATTTGAACAACATAGATTTTTTGAAGTTTCGGGTAGTCATTTTTCCAATCCTGGTAAAGCGCTAGGAAATTTTCAAAGTATTGTGGTGTAGCATTGCTTTCACCCTGATACCAGAAAAGGATTTTGGCTGAATGCGCAAGTTTTGATTGATTAGCTCGATAGAGAAGGCTGCCATAAATTCCGTTAGGTTCATAAGGGTTTAAATCATTGCGCTGGTGTTGCTGTATGGTAGTTCCTCCTACGCCACCGTTAATTACACAGACAGGTACTTTATGATTATTTACAATATTTTTTGCAAGCTGCATTCCCCATGCACCGATATTCGGACCACCTCCATATCCTGTTGCGATGGCGTGAGTAAAGAAGGTGTCTTTTTTGTCTTGTGAATAATTGAGGCCAAATGTTTTTATAAACGGATCAGAATCGGTTGATCCACCAAAAATGGAATTAGATTGTCCATTAATCAGAATTACATCTCCACACAAAAGGTGGTCCCGAATATATAATGAACTGTCTCTGTCAGGAGCTTGTGCAGTTAATTCAATTCGATAATCTGAAAGCCCAGATAAAAGAATTGGAGAAAATTCATACAGAGCTTTTTGTTCTTTGAAATTAAGCTTTACGGAAGTTTTGGATTTCAATTCTTTATTTTCGAATAATTTTAAGTGTACCGAATCAAAGTGAGCATCAAAGCAGTATCCCTTCACGTCAAATTTACAATAGTCATTTTCATCTCTTGCATAAAAGTGATGATTTCCCGGAACAGAAACCAGGCTTGAATCAAGGATTGGTGGTCCGGGTATTTTGTATTCTGTCATCAGTTTTTTCTGAATAGAATCTCTGGTAACTTTGGGAAGCAATCCAGAAAATAAAATGATACAACTTATATTGCCATTATAAAAATAAGATCTGTTATATGCACCAATGAATAAAGTCGAATCGGTGTTAGTTGGGCAATATGCAGAATCGGCGAATTTACCGTTTACATAGAATGCTCCATTTTGTGTGCTTTGGTTGTATTCAGCAATGATCAAAGCGGGATCTAAACCTGGATCGACAGTGGAGACAACCTGGCTGTTAAAATTTCCCTGATGCAGCATTTGAGGATTAGTATTTCCTGCCAACCATAGCGTTCTGTTTGCTCCTCCTAAAATGTTATAGGAAGGAGCATTCGTTTTAACAATTAGAAACAATGTGTAATCCTTTTGAACAGGAAAAACAGGGGGTAGATCCAAGTACGCGCTACTCCCATTTAATTGAATTGCAGGCAAGCCATTAATTCCGTTTTTTATTAATTTTGGTCTGGCCTTCTGATTGGTTTGTATCGCATTTATGTCCGTTGTATGGTCTTTCCAGGAAACGACACTGCTGTCTGTACCAAGACTTACCCCAGTATTTGCATTCAGATGAAATATTGGTTTAAAGTTCTGCTGGCCATTTGTTGTAAGACTGTAGAGAAAATGTACTATAATTAAAAAACGTCCCACTGACATAGGTTTGTTGAACAAGGTAAGCAGGAATTTTATAATTTTCAACAAATTTATAAAAGCAGGACTATGGTAAATTAAATCCCGTAAAGTTTTGGGCGAGACTTATAGAAGAATCTACTATATTTTCTTTTAACATTTCAATTTTCCCATCTTCAAGATGATACATTGCACCTACTATGAGTATTTCTTTTTTGTTTATTAATTCTTTAAGATAAGGATCAGAATGTTTTAAATAATTAACACCATGAATCACATTCGCCCGAACAGCGGCATCAAAGTAATTGGTCTGATTTTCATCCAGGATTGCCTCCTCCTCTTCGGATTTAATATAATTTATTATGGACTGAATATGGTCGCCCGAGATATCATTTTTATGCTCAATGAATGCGCCAATCGCACCACAGTTTTCATGCCCAAGAACCACGACTAAACGGGCATTTAGATGTTCAACTGCATATTCAATGCTTCCGAGTTCAAAGTCGCCAATTACATTCCCTGCAGTGCGAATAACAAAGATATCGCCAAGACCCTGATCAAAGATTAGTTCTGGGGGAACTCTAGAGTCCGAGCAAGATACTATTATTGCAAAGGGATGCTGACCTTTTTGTAATTCTTTTATTCTAGAAAGGGTCTGGTCCGGATGTAAAGGGCGCTCTGTCATAAATCTTTCATTACCCTGAATAAGTCTTTCTAAAGAAGAGTTGACATCGAGCTCGAGTAAGTGGCAAGTGGATTTAGCTTTAGTGCATCCCAAAATATAGAAGCTGATCAAGATACACGACACACAAACAGAATATAAATATTTTACTGGTTTCATGGTCAGAAGTTATTATTCATGATATCTATACCTAACTGTTTAACATTGTGAGCTGAAACTTCCCAAATAAACGATCCCATCCGGTAAATCCATTGACCAATATCACGACTATTTCATTTCGTTTCAAATAATTTCAGCAATCCTAATGTGACTAATTTTCGATACCATTTTTGTTCGATTTTACCATGGCAAAAATCAACACTATAACCTAACTCTAACTGCCAGCAAATACCAAATCACTCTTCATGATTTAAGCTAAAATGCCCAAGGAAATTATTTATATTAACTCGCCAAATTCAACTAGGTCAATAAAACAAAAATATTAAAATTAAGACATTCGACAAATGACCATCATCATGCTATTAAATGATTTTAATTTAGTGGAGAAGCTAATGGGTTATAGAAATCGTTGGGATGGTCAGATACAAAATTAGAGACTAATTCTCAAAAGGAATTGTTTGTAATCCGTGCAGACGATTTGTTTTCTAATTTTAGAAAAAGTAAAATTTGAGTGAGTTTAATTCCAAATATGTAATTTATTTCTTTAAAATGAACGTGTTTTATAGACTTATTCATGGTAAAAAAATGGGACCTTCATTTGAAGGTCCCATTTTCTTTATTGTCGGATCAGAGGGAATAAGATTTTTTTTATTAATTATTTCTTATCTGAAGTGGAACTAACGTTCATGTCTCTAACACAAACATATTTGCCATCCCGCTTTTGAAAAAGTGACATATAATGACCCTTTTTTGTTTCAGCCCCAGTGGAGTCTAATCGAGTCCAGGACCCGATTTCTACTGCCATGTTACCATCAGCGAAGAGATCTACCACCTTGTAAACGTTTGAACTATTGGTACTGTCTTTGGCAATATCGTCAGCTATTTTTGCCTGGATGGCAGCCTTTCCTGAAACCGGTTCGGAATTTCTACCATAGCTAATCGCGTCATCACTATAATAAGCAGCCACTGCAGCAGCATCTTTAGCTTTTTCTCCTGCAGCAAAAGCATCTTCCATTTTTTGGATGTCCATTTTTAAAGCATCCATGTCAATGGGTTTTGGAGCCTCAACAGGTTTCGCGCATGAACTAAGGAATAGAGCAATTCCTCCTGCCAGAATGGACAATTGTTGGTTAACTTTCATTTTAATTTGTTTTGTTTGTTTAAATAATTTTGCAATTTAGGAAAATTATTTAACTTCTATTAGATTAGAGTTCAGGAAGATGAAATCTAATTTTGATAAATTCTTTCCAAATTTTATACCCAAATATGTTGAGAGTAAATTCACTGTATTGAATAAGCAACAATTCTTGATAAATGGAATTATTCAGAATAGACTAGTGAAAAAGCATTATTGATAATTATACAAATATCCATTCCAGATAGTCCAATGCCAAATCCTGAAAACTTTGCTAAAATTGTTAAGGTTAGTTTATTCCTTTGAAAATGCGAACATTATTTTACGAATAATCAAGCCACCCACACCAGAAAGTCAGTGACGTAAATGATTATAAAAAGTTGTAAAACACAGAAATACAAATTAAAATAGTTTATATATATAAGTTTTAATACTGTATCTTTCATGAATACCCCAAATCGAGTAATTTTGTTGCTCATTTTGTTTTAAGTTTTACATAACCATTATTGCATAAACGGGAAAAACGAAATTGTGAAGCCCTCAAAAGGGCTTGAAAAAAGTAGCTTATGTTCGAAGATTTATTAAACAAGAGAAAATCCATCGGAATTGTAGGTCTTGGATATGTTGGACTTCCTCTGGCTCTTGTGTTGGCAAAAAAATTTAAAGTAATTGGCTTTGACATAAACCTCTCCAGGATCAATAAGATGAAGGAGCATATAGATCCTTCAAGGGAACTTAGTCCTACCGATTTTGAAGGTACAGATATTGAATTCAGTACTGAATTAAGTGATTTAGCCAAAGCCAGCTTTTATATTGTTGCAGTACCAACGCCAGTAGATGAACATAAGGTCCCTGACTTAAAACCGATTTTAGGTGCAACAAGCTCTGTTGCAAAAGTTTTGAAGAAGGGTGATTATGTCATTTATGAATCTACAGTTTACCCTGGTTGTACTGAGGAAGACTGTAAACCCATACTGGAAAACATTTCAGGGCTAAAATTTGGCTTGGATTTTAAGTTGGGATATTCACCTGAAAGAATAAATCCTGGTGATAAAAGCAGGACACTGGAAAATATTTTAAAAATTGTATCAGGTAGTGATGAGGAAGCACTGGACAACATATCAAAAGTTTATGGCACAATTATTCATGCAGGAATTTATAAGGCAAGCAGCATTAAAGTAGCTGAAGCGGCAAAGGTTATTGAAAACACGCAGAGGGATCTCAACATTTCCTTTATGAATGAACTCTCTATTATTTTTGATCGCATGGGAATTGATACGCGTGAAGTGATTGAAGCTGCAGGTACAAAATGGAATTTCTTAAAATTCTATCCCGGCCTAGTTGGGGGCCATTGTATTGGAGTGGATCCATACTACCTCGTGCATAAAGCTAAGGAGTTAGGATATGACCCACAAGTCATATTAAGTGGTAGGAGAATAAACGATGGAATGCCCGCTTTTGTAGCTAAAAAGTTGGTCCAGTTGTTGATTTCCAAAGAAAAAAATCCTGGTAGTTGCAAAGTCTTGATTCTTGGTATCACCTTTAAAGAAAACGTATCAGATATTCGCAATTCCAAGGTTGCAGATTTGTATCATGAATTACATGCTTATTCCGTTCAAGTTGACGTTGTTGATCCTTATGCGGATCCTGAAGAAACGGAAGAAGAGTATGGAATTCATATTAAAGCTCATCCGGACAATGATTATGATGCAATAATTGTAGCAGTTGGGCATGATGAATTCAGGAAGATGACCATGGAGGATTTTAAAAAACTGATGAAAGAAAAGCCCGTTTTAATAGATTTGAAGGGATTGTATTCGCGTCCAGATGATACAGTACATTATTGGCGCTTATAAAGTGGAAATATGAAAATTGCAGTAATTGGAACAGGGTATGTAGGTTTAGTGACTGGAACTTGTTTTGCAGAAACAGGTCATCATGTGATTTGTGTGGATAACAATCAAGAAAAGGTGACCAGACTTCAACATGCCGATATTCCAATTTTTGAGCCTGGTTTAGAATTATTATTTGATAGAAACACTCGCGACAAAAGACTATCATTTACCACTGAATTAAAGGCTGCTGTGGATTTTGCAGAAATTATTTTTCTGGCTTTACCAACTCCGCCAGGAGAAGATGGCTCCGCAGACCTGAGTTACGTTATGCAAGTTGCAGAGGAACTTTCTGGATTAATTACACACTATACGGTCATTGTGAATAAAAGTACTGTTCCTGTAGGTACTGGTGAAAAAGTAAAAGAAATTTTATCAAAGAAATTACGGCCTGAAGAATTTGACATCGTTTCAAATCCTGAATTTCTTCGAGAGGGTGTCGCCGTGGATGATTTTTTAAGACCAGACCGGGTAGTGATTGGAACCCAAACAGAACGGGCAACAAAAAAAATGAAGGAATTGTATGAACCCTTTGTAAGGCAGGGGAATCCTATCTATATCATGGATTTACGCAGTGCAGAACTTACAAAATATGCAGCAAATGCCTATTTAGCCGCACGGATCAGTTTTATGAATGAAATGGCTAATTTGTGCGAGGCTACTGGTGCCAATGTTGACATGGTTAGGATTGGTATGGGTTCAGACAACCGTATAGGAAAACGTTTTTTATTTCCAGGGGTTGGTTATGGGGGTTCTTGTTTTCCAAAGGATGTAAAGGCACTTTACCATACTGCCGAAAATCATGATTACCATTTTAGGATTCTTAAGGCAGTCATGGAGGTGAATGAAATTCAGAAGAAAATCCTTAGTGATAAAATTTATAAATATTTCAAAGGTGATTTGCGGGGGAAAAAGATTGCAATCTGGGGACTTGCCTTCAAACCTAATACAGATGATATTCGTGAGGCTCCGGCAATGCAAATTATTTCTGAACTTTTGTCAGAGGGTGCCATCATTTCAGCTTATGATCCGGAAGCCAATAAAAATGTAAAAGTAATATTTGGAGATCGTATCGAAATTACAGAAGAAATGTATTCCGTACTAGACAATGCTGATGCATTGGCGATTATTACAGAGTGGAGTGTTTTTCGATCACCTGACTTTGATCAAATGATTAAACAGATGAAGAATCCGCTCATTTTCGATGGTCGAAATGTTTTCGAACCAGAAAAAGTGAGAGAAAAGGGCTTTGATTATTTTAGTATTGGGCGGGAATAATTCTGTAATGTCCAAATGATTTATATTAAAAAAAATTACAGTTATAGGAAATTTTTTAAAGGGACTTAAAAATGATATATTAGTTAAATGAATTTTAGTTGAACAAAAAAGTATGTCCATCTAATTATTCTAGAAGAAAATTAGTAACTTATTTTAAGTCTGTAAAAATATATTTTAAACCAATCGCAAAGAAATAATAAAAATAAAATACCATGATAAAATTACAAATGGTTGATCTCGTTTCACAGTATCATAAAATCAAACCTGAAGTGGATGCTGCTGTAATGGAGGTAATGGGGAAGGCCATGTTTATTGGTGGAGAAAAGGTGAAGTCCTTTAAAGAAAATTTGGAAACCTATTTAGGCGTGAAACATGTGATCCCTTGTGCCAATGGAACTGATGCATTACAAATTGCATTTATGGCACTTGATTTACAACCAGGAGACGAAGTCATTGTACCTGCATTTACTTATGTTGCAACAGCCGAGGTCATAGCATTGTTGAAATTGAAACCTGTTATGGTTGATGTTTATAAGGATGATTTTAATATTGACACAGAAGCTATCCGTGAAGCCATTACAGCTAAAACAAAAGCAATTGTTCCAGTGCATTTATTTGGTCAGTGTGCTGATATGGAAGCCATCATGAAAATTGCTGACGAGCATAATCTTTATGTTGTTGAAGATAATGCTCAGGCGATTGGCGCGAATTTTTATTATCACGATGGAAGGAAAGCAAAAGCAGGGACAATAGGGCACATAGGATGTACTTCTTTTTTTCCTTCCAAAAATCTTGGATGTTATGGAGATGGAGGAGCATTATTTACAAATGATGAATCACTTGGTAAAATAATTACAATGATTGCTAATCATGGGCAGTCAGTTCAATATTATCACGATGTCGTAGGAGTAAATTCAAGATTGGATTCCATTCAGGCAGCAATATTGGATATTAAACTAAAACACTTGGATGATTACATAGCAGCGAGGGTTAAGGCTGCTGATTATTATGATAAAAGATTTGCAGGTCATCCGGACATCATCACGCCAGTAAGAAATGTTCACGGAAACCATGTATTCCACCAATATACTTTAAGGATCACAAATGGTAAACGAGACGCGCTGAAAGAATTTCTGAGCCTTAGTCAAATTCCATGTGCCATATACTATCCGCTTCCTTTATATGATCAAAAGGCATTTAAATCCTTTAGTGGATCCTTAAGTTATCTTCCTGTTACTGATGTTTTATGTAAGCAGGTTTTATCTCTGCCAATTCATACAGAGTTGACAGAAGAAATGCAAGACATCATTATAGACAAAGTAATTGAATTTTTATCTTGAAAATATGAATGATAAGACAAAATTCTTTGTCCACGAAACCGCTGTTGTCGATTCTGATTGTTCGATAGGAGAAGGCACTAAAATCTGGCACTTTTCACACATCATGTCGAGATGTATAATTGGTAGGAATTGTAACTTAGGCCAAAATGTGGTGGTCAGTCCGGAGGTTATTTTAGGAAATAATGTAAAGGTTCAAAATAATGTTTCTATATACACAGGTGTAATTTGTGAGGATGATGTTTTTCTTGGGCCATCCATGGTATTCACTAATGTAATCAATCCAAGGTCTGCTGTCATAAGAAGAGATCAATATTCCAAAACGCTTGTCCGGAAAGGAGCATCAATAGGAGCTAATGCAACGATTGTTTGTGGACATGACATTGGGCAGTTTGCTTTTATTGGTGCTGGTGCAGTTGTTACTAAGGAAGTCCCTGATTATGCTTTGGTAGTAGGAAATCCAGCTCGTCAGATGGGATGGATGAGTGAATATGGACATAAGTTGGAATTTGATCTGGATGGATTCGCTTTTTGTCCTGAATCAGGACAGAAATATAAATTAGAACATTCAAAAGTTACCAGAATATCATGAATGAAAAATTTGCCATAGTTGGTGCAGCAGGTTACATTGCGCCACGTCATATGAAAGCCATTAAAGAAACCCAAAACAATTTGGTGGCTGCATATGATAAAAATGATTCAGTAGGAATAATTGATAGTTATTTTCCAGGGGCTGATTTTTTTACAGAATTTGAACGCTTTGACCGACATTTGGAAAAAATCAAGCGACAAGGGAATGCCATTGATTATTTGAGTGTTTGTTCACCAAATTATCTGCACGATGCACACATCCGTTTTGGGCTAAGATTAGGAGCTCATGTGATTTGTGAAAAACCGCTTGTACTTAATCCGTGGAACATTGATGGTCTGATGGAAATCGAAAATGAAACAGGATGCAAAGTTAACACCATTCTTCAATTGCGACATCATCCAAAAGTAAAGGAACTTAAGGAAAAAATTGCATCTGAAAATCGAAAGGAAAAGCACGAAGTAGATCTTGTATACATCACTTCAAGAGGTAAATGGTATTATACTTCCTGGAAAGGGGACATACATAAATCGGGAGGCATCGCAACCAATATTGGTGTCCATTTTTATGATCTTTTAGGTTGGTTATTTGGAGACCTTCAGGAAAATATTGTGCACGTACAAACACATGATCGTGTAGCAGGTTACTTGGAATATTCTCGCGCCAGGGTTAGATATTTCCTAAGTATAAATGAACAGACCTTGCCAGAAACAATCTTATCTGAAGGAAAAAAAACGTACAGGTCATTGCAAATAGATGGTCAGGAATTTGAATTCAGTGAAGGATTTGGTGACTTGCATACGGTTTCCTATCAACATATTTTGGATGGAAGTGGATTTGGTTTGAACGATTCCAGAAAATCAATAGAAACTGTTTATGGCATTCGTTCTGCAATTCCATTAGGCTTGGTTGGCGATTATCATCCTTATGCTAAAAAGCCAATTGCCAAACACCCATTTGATTGATGCAAAAAAAAACATTTGGTTCAACCAAATCATTTAGAATATGAAAATCCTCAGTATTGTTGGAGCGCGTCCAAATTTCATGAAGGTAGCTCCACTGCATCGAGCTTTTACACATATCGATTCAGGTATTCAATCCAAAATTGTACATACAGGGCAGCACTTTGATGAAAAGATGAGTGAGATTTTTTTCAAACAGCTTGCTCTTCCTAAGCCTGATTATTTTCTTGGTGTAGGTCAGGGATCACATTCAGAAGTAACTGCAAGAATATTGTTGGGATTTGAACCCGTACTGTTAACAGAAAAGCCTGATTTGGTAATTGTTGTGGGTGACGTTACTTCAACTTTAGCCTGTGCGTTAGTTGCTCAAAGAAATGGCGTTAGACTGGCGCATGTGGAAGCAGGTTTACGTTCCGGTGATCGTAATATGCCTGAAGAAATAAACAGAATACTTACGGATCAAATTTCGGATTTTCTTTTTACCACTGAAAGGTCTGCTTATTCCAATTTAGTAAAAGAAAATGTACAAGCGGATAAGATTCATTTTGTTGGAAATTGTATGATTGATTCACTTGAATTTTATTCTGAACTTACAATGAATAGGGATGTTTGCCGGCAATTTGATGTTGTGCCGAATGAGTATGTTATAATGACCATGCATCGTCCATCCAATGTTGATTCAATGGAAGGATTGATAAAAATTTATCAAATGCTAAAGGGAATTGAACATCATCCATTGAAGGTGATTTTTC
Coding sequences:
- a CDS encoding DegT/DnrJ/EryC1/StrS family aminotransferase, with protein sequence MIKLQMVDLVSQYHKIKPEVDAAVMEVMGKAMFIGGEKVKSFKENLETYLGVKHVIPCANGTDALQIAFMALDLQPGDEVIVPAFTYVATAEVIALLKLKPVMVDVYKDDFNIDTEAIREAITAKTKAIVPVHLFGQCADMEAIMKIADEHNLYVVEDNAQAIGANFYYHDGRKAKAGTIGHIGCTSFFPSKNLGCYGDGGALFTNDESLGKIITMIANHGQSVQYYHDVVGVNSRLDSIQAAILDIKLKHLDDYIAARVKAADYYDKRFAGHPDIITPVRNVHGNHVFHQYTLRITNGKRDALKEFLSLSQIPCAIYYPLPLYDQKAFKSFSGSLSYLPVTDVLCKQVLSLPIHTELTEEMQDIIIDKVIEFLS
- a CDS encoding Gfo/Idh/MocA family oxidoreductase; translation: MNEKFAIVGAAGYIAPRHMKAIKETQNNLVAAYDKNDSVGIIDSYFPGADFFTEFERFDRHLEKIKRQGNAIDYLSVCSPNYLHDAHIRFGLRLGAHVICEKPLVLNPWNIDGLMEIENETGCKVNTILQLRHHPKVKELKEKIASENRKEKHEVDLVYITSRGKWYYTSWKGDIHKSGGIATNIGVHFYDLLGWLFGDLQENIVHVQTHDRVAGYLEYSRARVRYFLSINEQTLPETILSEGKKTYRSLQIDGQEFEFSEGFGDLHTVSYQHILDGSGFGLNDSRKSIETVYGIRSAIPLGLVGDYHPYAKKPIAKHPFD
- the wecB gene encoding UDP-N-acetylglucosamine 2-epimerase (non-hydrolyzing), with protein sequence MKILSIVGARPNFMKVAPLHRAFTHIDSGIQSKIVHTGQHFDEKMSEIFFKQLALPKPDYFLGVGQGSHSEVTARILLGFEPVLLTEKPDLVIVVGDVTSTLACALVAQRNGVRLAHVEAGLRSGDRNMPEEINRILTDQISDFLFTTERSAYSNLVKENVQADKIHFVGNCMIDSLEFYSELTMNRDVCRQFDVVPNEYVIMTMHRPSNVDSMEGLIKIYQMLKGIEHHPLKVIFPMHPRTKAKLIEFNLLQEFTQLKNLIITEPLGYIEFITLMRYATLILTDSGGVQEESTYLKIPCLTFRKSTERPITVEIGSNLLLDELNPEIAIVKCNEILEGRVKESGVPELWDGMASIRIMDVLRHTIN
- a CDS encoding N-acetyltransferase → MNDKTKFFVHETAVVDSDCSIGEGTKIWHFSHIMSRCIIGRNCNLGQNVVVSPEVILGNNVKVQNNVSIYTGVICEDDVFLGPSMVFTNVINPRSAVIRRDQYSKTLVRKGASIGANATIVCGHDIGQFAFIGAGAVVTKEVPDYALVVGNPARQMGWMSEYGHKLEFDLDGFAFCPESGQKYKLEHSKVTRIS